One part of the Arachidicoccus terrestris genome encodes these proteins:
- the rfbA gene encoding glucose-1-phosphate thymidylyltransferase RfbA — protein sequence MKGIILAGGSGTRLYPITLGISKQLMPIYDKPMIYYPLSVLMMAGIQDILIITTADDQAGFIRLLGDGTKWGCHFEYIIQPEPNGLAQAFVLGADFIGTDKVALILGDNIFYGSGLAKLLQQNNNPQGGVIFAYQVSDPERYGVVEFDAHNQAISIEEKPRQPKSNYAVPGLYFYDNSVVEVAKNIQPSARGEYEITDVNRYYLEKGCLNVGVLSRGTAWLDTGTHDSMMEASQFVQVIENRQGLKIGCPEEIAFRMSFIDREQLRKVAEPLKKSGYGEYLLKL from the coding sequence ATGAAAGGAATCATACTGGCCGGCGGTTCCGGCACACGCCTTTATCCGATTACGCTGGGTATCAGTAAGCAACTGATGCCAATCTATGATAAACCCATGATCTACTACCCGCTATCGGTACTCATGATGGCAGGCATTCAGGATATTCTGATCATTACCACAGCAGATGATCAGGCGGGGTTTATAAGATTACTGGGCGACGGCACTAAATGGGGGTGTCATTTTGAATATATAATACAACCAGAGCCCAATGGACTGGCGCAGGCTTTTGTTTTGGGCGCGGACTTTATCGGAACGGATAAAGTCGCATTGATCCTGGGAGACAATATATTTTATGGCAGCGGGCTTGCTAAATTATTACAGCAAAATAATAATCCGCAAGGCGGTGTAATATTCGCCTACCAGGTCAGTGACCCTGAACGCTATGGCGTAGTAGAATTTGACGCCCATAATCAGGCGATTTCTATAGAAGAAAAGCCCAGACAGCCCAAATCTAATTATGCGGTTCCAGGACTCTATTTTTATGATAACTCCGTAGTCGAGGTCGCTAAAAATATACAACCTTCTGCCAGAGGAGAATATGAGATCACCGATGTGAACCGCTATTATCTGGAAAAGGGATGCTTAAATGTGGGTGTACTTAGCAGGGGGACCGCCTGGCTGGATACCGGTACGCATGACTCTATGATGGAGGCGTCACAGTTTGTGCAGGTCATTGAGAATAGGCAGGGGCTAAAAATAGGCTGTCCTGAAGAAATTGCTTTTAGAATGAGCTTTATTGACAGGGAACAATTGCGTAAAGTTGCTGAGCCATTGAAGAAAAGCGGTTACGGCGAGTACCTTTTAAAGCTTTAA
- the rfbC gene encoding dTDP-4-dehydrorhamnose 3,5-epimerase has protein sequence MEIKETHLKGCFTMQPWVFKDERGYFFESYNQKAFTELTGYSAEFVQDNQSLSTYGTVRGLHYQTGVHAQAKLVRVIEGSVYDVAVDLRKDSGTYGQWFGVELSGENNLQLFIPRGFAHGFSVLTETALFSYKCDNFYHKASEAGIRYDDPTLAIDWQIPKDKMILSEKDLLLPYFNA, from the coding sequence ATGGAAATAAAGGAAACACACTTAAAAGGTTGCTTTACGATGCAGCCATGGGTATTCAAGGATGAAAGAGGATACTTCTTTGAAAGCTATAATCAAAAGGCCTTCACTGAACTGACAGGTTACAGTGCTGAATTCGTACAGGATAACCAGTCTCTTTCTACCTATGGTACTGTCAGGGGGCTGCATTATCAGACCGGTGTCCATGCCCAGGCCAAGCTTGTCAGAGTGATAGAGGGAAGTGTATATGATGTGGCTGTGGATCTGAGAAAAGATTCTGGTACTTATGGGCAGTGGTTTGGGGTTGAACTGTCCGGAGAGAATAACCTGCAGTTATTTATCCCCAGAGGCTTTGCGCATGGCTTCTCCGTACTGACTGAAACGGCCTTGTTCAGTTATAAATGCGATAATTTTTACCACAAGGCCTCCGAAGCTGGGATCCGATATGATGACCCCACCTTGGCTATTGACTGGCAAATACCTAAGGACAAAATGATCCTCTCTGAAAAAGATCTGCTGCTGCCTTATTTTAACGCCTAA
- the rfbB gene encoding dTDP-glucose 4,6-dehydratase has protein sequence MPDKTLIITGGAGFIGSHVVRRFVNEYPDYQIINLDKLTYAGNLANLKDIEDKPNYRFIKADITDSQRMLDIFEKEQPDGIIHLAAESHVDRSISSPLEFVMTNVVGTVNLLNAARAAWKGNYDDHRFYHVSTDEVYGALGKNGMFTEQTAYDPHSPYSASKASSDHFVRAYHDTYGINTVISNCSNNYGSHHFPEKLIPLAIHNIQHHKPVPIYGKGENVRDWLFVEDHARAIDLIYHKAAPGSTYNIGGHNEWTNLDLIELLCKIMDDRLGREPGNSAKLITFVTDRAGHDLRYAIDADKLEKDLGWKPSLRLEEGLAKTVDWYLANDEWLRGVTSGDYQKYYEKQYSER, from the coding sequence ATGCCTGACAAAACCCTTATTATAACCGGAGGAGCCGGTTTCATAGGATCACATGTCGTACGGAGATTCGTCAATGAATATCCCGATTACCAGATCATTAATCTGGATAAGCTGACCTATGCCGGCAATCTGGCCAATCTAAAGGACATTGAGGACAAGCCCAATTACCGTTTTATCAAAGCGGATATCACGGATAGCCAGCGGATGCTGGATATCTTTGAAAAAGAGCAGCCCGATGGCATTATCCACCTGGCCGCAGAAAGTCATGTAGACCGCTCTATCTCCAGTCCGCTGGAATTTGTGATGACCAATGTCGTGGGAACGGTCAATTTATTGAACGCGGCACGGGCAGCCTGGAAAGGCAACTATGACGACCACCGGTTCTATCATGTATCCACCGATGAGGTATATGGTGCACTGGGCAAAAACGGTATGTTTACAGAACAGACCGCCTATGATCCGCATAGCCCGTATTCCGCCTCCAAGGCGAGCTCCGACCATTTTGTCAGAGCCTATCACGATACCTATGGCATCAATACGGTAATTTCCAATTGCAGCAATAATTACGGATCACATCATTTTCCGGAAAAACTCATCCCGCTGGCCATCCATAATATCCAGCATCATAAACCCGTTCCTATCTACGGTAAGGGAGAAAACGTCAGGGACTGGCTATTTGTAGAAGATCATGCAAGGGCCATTGACCTAATCTATCATAAAGCGGCACCGGGTTCGACCTATAATATCGGAGGACATAATGAATGGACAAATCTCGACCTGATTGAGTTGCTTTGCAAGATCATGGATGACAGGCTGGGTCGTGAACCGGGCAACTCTGCAAAACTCATTACTTTTGTGACGGACAGAGCCGGACATGATCTGCGTTATGCCATTGATGCAGACAAGCTGGAAAAGGACCTGGGCTGGAAACCGAGCCTGCGGCTCGAAGAAGGCCTGGCTAAAACCGTGGACTGGTACTTAGCCAATGACGAGTGGTTGCGGGGTGTAACCAGTGGAGATTACCAAAAATATTACGAAAAACAATACAGTGAAAGATAA
- the fbaA gene encoding class II fructose-bisphosphate aldolase, whose amino-acid sequence MAKYRAGVLYGEEVAALFSDAKAGNFALPAVNVTGTNTINAVLETAAKVNSPVIIQFSNGGAQFFAGKGMPNDQLQANISGAISGALHVHNVAKYYGVPVILHTDHAAKKWLPWIDGLITAGEQYNKEKGQPLFSSHMLDLSEEPLQENIATSVEFFKRMQPLGMCLEIELGVTGGEEDGVDNSHIDNSKLYTQPEEVYEAYQALDKVGDLFTIAAAFGNVHGVYKPGNVELTPAILKNSQVYVAEKLGIDKNAKPVSFVFHGGSGSEKAQITETLGYGVVKMNLDTDMQWAFADGVFSYYKQNEAYLQGQLGNPTGEDAPNKKYYDPRVWLRKGEESFVKRLEEAFGDLNCLGKNA is encoded by the coding sequence ATGGCAAAGTACAGAGCAGGCGTCTTATATGGTGAAGAAGTAGCTGCCTTATTCAGTGATGCAAAGGCAGGTAACTTCGCCCTTCCTGCAGTCAACGTAACCGGTACAAATACCATTAATGCTGTATTGGAAACAGCAGCAAAAGTGAATTCTCCTGTTATCATTCAATTTAGCAATGGTGGTGCACAGTTTTTTGCCGGTAAAGGCATGCCTAATGATCAGCTGCAAGCCAATATCAGCGGCGCCATCAGCGGCGCACTTCACGTGCATAATGTAGCCAAATATTACGGCGTTCCGGTGATTCTTCATACCGACCATGCGGCAAAAAAATGGTTACCCTGGATAGACGGTCTGATCACTGCCGGCGAACAATATAATAAAGAAAAAGGGCAGCCTCTTTTCAGCTCTCATATGCTTGACCTCAGTGAAGAGCCTTTGCAGGAAAATATTGCCACTTCCGTTGAATTCTTTAAACGAATGCAGCCATTAGGGATGTGTCTTGAAATTGAACTGGGTGTGACTGGTGGAGAAGAAGACGGTGTGGATAATTCTCATATTGACAACTCCAAATTATATACACAACCGGAAGAAGTATACGAAGCTTATCAGGCACTAGACAAAGTAGGGGATCTTTTCACCATCGCTGCCGCTTTCGGTAATGTACACGGCGTTTATAAACCAGGTAATGTAGAGTTGACGCCGGCGATCCTGAAAAACAGCCAGGTCTATGTAGCCGAAAAATTAGGGATTGATAAAAATGCCAAACCGGTATCTTTTGTATTCCACGGCGGTAGTGGCTCCGAAAAGGCACAAATCACCGAAACGTTGGGTTATGGTGTTGTAAAAATGAATCTTGATACTGATATGCAATGGGCGTTTGCCGATGGTGTATTTAGTTACTACAAACAAAACGAAGCCTATCTTCAGGGACAACTGGGTAACCCAACTGGTGAGGATGCGCCGAATAAGAAATATTATGATCCACGTGTCTGGTTACGTAAAGGTGAGGAGTCTTTTGTTAAGAGACTGGAAGAGGCCTTTGGCGACTTAAACTGCCTGGGTAAAAATGCATAA
- a CDS encoding vWA domain-containing protein, which produces MYLTDRFSKNVYVMMEGFNFSKYEPEEGKSKFEELLDLFMQLLPYTNGDAEETLRWMMELDKQFHLTDDKYGMGDFIQDLKDNGYLKEDPAMGTYGLTAKSEQSLRQRSLEEIFNKLKKSKAGDHPTKKPGTGDEVNPDIRSYQFGDKLEQIDFTESIRTAQVNHGLESFRLQESDLQIRETDYKAQTSTVLMIDISHSMILYGEDRITPAKKVAMALSELITTKYPKDTLDIVVFGNDAWTVEIKDLPYLQVGPYHTNTVAGIELAMDILRRRKNANKKIFMITDGKPTCLKIGGRYYKNAFGLDRKITNRCINLAVQCKKLKIDITTFMIASDPYLQQFVTEFTEANHGKAYFASLDNLGAFIFKDFESGKRRRIYD; this is translated from the coding sequence GTGTACCTTACTGATCGATTTAGCAAGAACGTATATGTGATGATGGAAGGCTTTAATTTTTCAAAATACGAACCAGAGGAAGGCAAGTCCAAGTTTGAGGAACTGTTGGATTTGTTTATGCAGCTCCTACCTTATACCAACGGAGATGCCGAGGAAACCCTGCGTTGGATGATGGAATTAGATAAACAGTTTCATCTGACAGATGATAAATACGGCATGGGCGATTTTATTCAGGATTTGAAAGATAATGGCTATTTGAAAGAAGATCCTGCGATGGGTACATATGGTCTGACGGCTAAATCTGAACAATCCCTTCGACAAAGAAGCCTGGAGGAGATCTTCAATAAATTGAAAAAGTCCAAGGCAGGAGACCATCCGACCAAAAAGCCAGGTACCGGAGATGAAGTAAACCCGGATATCCGAAGCTATCAATTCGGGGATAAACTTGAGCAAATTGATTTTACGGAGAGCATCCGGACGGCACAGGTCAATCATGGTCTGGAAAGTTTCCGATTACAGGAAAGCGATCTGCAGATCCGTGAAACAGATTATAAAGCACAAACCTCGACTGTATTGATGATTGATATATCGCATTCCATGATCTTATATGGTGAAGACCGGATAACACCTGCCAAGAAAGTCGCTATGGCACTCAGTGAGCTGATTACGACCAAATATCCTAAGGATACCCTGGATATCGTTGTTTTTGGCAATGATGCCTGGACGGTAGAGATAAAGGACCTGCCCTATTTGCAGGTTGGCCCTTATCACACCAATACGGTAGCCGGCATAGAACTGGCAATGGATATACTACGCAGGAGAAAGAATGCGAATAAGAAGATCTTTATGATCACGGATGGTAAACCAACCTGCCTGAAAATAGGTGGGCGGTATTATAAAAACGCATTTGGTCTGGATCGGAAAATTACCAATAGATGTATCAACCTGGCTGTTCAGTGCAAGAAGCTGAAGATTGATATTACGACCTTTATGATCGCGTCAGATCCTTATCTGCAGCAATTTGTGACAGAATTTACAGAAGCCAATCACGGTAAAGCATATTTTGCCAGTTTGGATAATCTCGGAGCTTTTATCTTTAAGGATTTTGAAAGTGGTAAAAGACGCCGTATTTATGATTAA
- a CDS encoding ABC transporter permease → MFSFALRKMGYGIFVLVGVVIVVFFLFQGFGDPARLVLGQTGDSATLANVRKELALDQPKWKQFLLYINDVSPVGIATQTEIKEKGLKGFFVGGDVKVGIKVPYLRRSYQNRRPVMDILMEALPGTMILAFSAMIFATVIGILLGVLSAIKHNTWMDSSAVFASVLGISAPSFFMGIVIAYIFGFVLHQYTGLFMTGSLFDYDVIGGKHLALRNLWLPALTLGIRPLAIITQLTRSAMLDVLGKDYIRTAYAKGLPKKTVIWKHALPNALNPVATAITGWFAELLAGSFFVEFIFNWKGIGKTTVDALENLDFPVVMGSVLITATFFVVVNILSDLLYAALDPRVEIH, encoded by the coding sequence ATGTTTTCATTTGCACTAAGAAAAATGGGTTATGGAATCTTCGTCCTGGTGGGTGTGGTGATTGTTGTCTTTTTCCTTTTTCAGGGATTTGGCGACCCTGCCAGACTGGTACTCGGCCAGACCGGTGACAGCGCGACTCTGGCAAATGTTCGCAAGGAGCTGGCGCTTGACCAACCTAAATGGAAGCAGTTTCTATTATATATTAATGATGTATCTCCTGTGGGAATAGCGACTCAGACCGAAATCAAGGAAAAGGGACTCAAAGGTTTTTTTGTCGGTGGAGATGTGAAAGTCGGCATCAAAGTACCTTATCTGAGAAGATCATATCAGAACCGGCGGCCGGTCATGGATATATTAATGGAAGCCCTGCCGGGTACAATGATCCTGGCCTTTTCGGCTATGATTTTTGCCACGGTCATTGGTATTCTGCTGGGGGTATTATCTGCCATTAAACACAATACCTGGATGGATAGTTCGGCGGTTTTCGCCAGTGTGCTGGGCATTTCTGCCCCTTCATTTTTTATGGGAATCGTTATTGCCTATATATTCGGTTTTGTATTGCACCAATATACGGGACTGTTTATGACAGGAAGTTTATTTGATTATGATGTCATTGGCGGTAAGCATTTAGCGCTGCGCAATCTGTGGTTGCCGGCTCTTACATTGGGCATTCGTCCCTTGGCCATTATTACGCAACTCACACGCAGCGCCATGCTGGATGTTCTTGGGAAGGACTATATCAGAACGGCCTACGCTAAGGGGCTGCCTAAGAAAACAGTTATATGGAAGCATGCATTACCCAATGCATTAAACCCGGTGGCCACGGCCATTACGGGTTGGTTTGCTGAATTACTTGCCGGGTCTTTTTTCGTTGAGTTTATTTTTAACTGGAAAGGAATTGGAAAAACGACGGTTGACGCCCTGGAGAACCTGGATTTTCCGGTCGTAATGGGCAGTGTACTGATCACAGCTACTTTTTTTGTAGTGGTGAATATTTTGTCTGACCTTTTATATGCGGCCCTGGATCCGCGGGTCGAGATTCATTAA
- a CDS encoding PepSY-associated TM helix domain-containing protein, producing the protein MKRKNLYRMHRVLSTCIGVPIFLWAVSGLMHPLMTSVRPQITTQAGPDINIPVAVFQHAFPLKRLLQQAAIAEACQVHLIHMDTSWYYQILPAPTKAARYFNIQNGRELLNGDQLYAASLARHFLLGKTKHPGIPIQSIKLINDYTDQYTYVNRLLPVYKVSFLRPDRIAIYVDTHNSRFAFALDRHRAAFNRFFGWFHTWSWMDRLPRLKAGIIAMILLLTLFTASLGIYLSFATKAKRHKTHPLIKARRLHRLTAITGAFFLLAWAFSGLIHALQNGRSPFKIRPVTNEMIITAELPESLPATLTELPNARSIAGISLFQLKGQLWLQTEPYARQTKTKDLMLEQEVKEHSFSDYYTVKDTLLKGYSEKQMAALMAASALGGKDSKTYRIDTAQLRHLTHFTEQYNFSDKILPVWQVSYGPGISKTLFVDITSGSLVKKGDTFKQTDALIFAFFHKHEFMGWAGKSAKDTSTVIGVLTVLILLIAGYRLLYIKSLHRKTGNRR; encoded by the coding sequence ATGAAAAGGAAAAATCTATATCGCATGCACCGTGTCTTAAGTACCTGTATCGGTGTCCCAATTTTTCTTTGGGCGGTCAGTGGGCTCATGCATCCGTTAATGACGAGTGTCCGTCCGCAGATAACCACACAGGCCGGTCCTGATATCAACATACCGGTAGCGGTATTTCAGCATGCTTTTCCTTTAAAAAGACTGTTGCAGCAGGCAGCCATCGCCGAGGCCTGTCAGGTGCACCTGATACACATGGACACTTCCTGGTATTATCAGATATTGCCGGCACCCACAAAAGCAGCCAGGTACTTTAATATACAAAACGGGCGTGAATTATTGAATGGAGATCAATTATACGCCGCAAGTCTTGCCAGGCATTTTCTGCTGGGAAAAACAAAACATCCAGGCATACCCATTCAATCCATCAAGCTGATCAATGATTACACCGATCAGTATACCTATGTCAACCGGCTTTTACCTGTATACAAAGTATCCTTCTTACGCCCGGATCGGATCGCCATTTATGTTGATACACATAACAGTCGCTTCGCCTTCGCACTGGATCGCCACAGGGCCGCCTTCAACCGGTTTTTTGGCTGGTTTCACACATGGTCCTGGATGGACAGGCTGCCCAGGCTAAAAGCCGGCATCATCGCTATGATTCTTCTGCTGACTCTGTTCACTGCCAGCCTGGGCATATACCTGTCCTTCGCCACAAAAGCCAAACGCCACAAAACGCATCCACTTATAAAGGCCAGGAGACTGCACCGTCTAACCGCCATCACCGGCGCATTCTTCTTACTGGCCTGGGCATTCAGTGGCCTGATTCACGCATTGCAAAACGGCAGATCACCATTCAAGATACGGCCCGTCACAAACGAAATGATCATTACGGCTGAACTTCCCGAAAGTTTGCCGGCAACCCTGACAGAGCTTCCAAACGCAAGATCCATTGCAGGCATTAGCCTGTTTCAGTTAAAAGGGCAATTATGGCTGCAAACTGAACCATACGCCCGACAGACGAAGACGAAAGATTTAATGCTTGAACAAGAGGTAAAGGAGCATTCTTTTAGCGATTATTACACCGTAAAAGATACGCTCTTAAAAGGCTACAGTGAAAAGCAAATGGCGGCATTAATGGCTGCCTCCGCCTTAGGGGGCAAGGATTCCAAAACCTACAGAATCGACACTGCACAGCTTCGGCATCTGACGCACTTTACGGAGCAATATAATTTCTCCGATAAGATACTACCGGTCTGGCAAGTTTCATACGGGCCAGGCATCAGCAAGACTTTATTCGTTGACATAACCTCAGGCTCTCTTGTTAAAAAAGGGGATACCTTTAAACAAACGGACGCATTGATCTTTGCTTTTTTTCATAAACATGAATTCATGGGCTGGGCAGGAAAAAGTGCGAAGGATACCAGTACGGTCATAGGTGTGCTGACAGTATTGATCTTACTGATTGCAGGCTACCGCCTGCTTTACATCAAATCCCTGCATCGTAAAACAGGAAATAGGCGTTAA